A region of the Sardina pilchardus chromosome 3, fSarPil1.1, whole genome shotgun sequence genome:
GAGGCAGAGGCACCGTTATTCCGCTTATCCACTGGTTGCCACTCTTGTATAGGTAATAGCCATATAGTTATAGCATACTAAGTGAACATGTGCTTCAATTTAAATAATTTGTTATTCAGGCCTATACTTTCTTTGTTACAGACAGTGATACCAATGGGTTACAATTGATTCCACTGTTGTGAAACCATTCTTTACTATGGTTGTTACAGTTACCATTCAAAAGTGTATTGATATGGAACAGTGATTAAACTTTATATGTATAAATTCTCATTATTTTAGCTATTCCAAAGGTGATTATTGAACCTCCAAGACCTGGGAAAATCCCACCGAAAAATAGAGTCACTGATGCTGACAAGACAAGGATCATCACCTTACAACCACCAGCGACCATACCAACTATAGCAAAATCCACAGACTCCACAGTGTCTACTGCAGTACCTCCACATCGAAAGAAGACAGGCCCACATAAGCCACTTCTCCCCACACGTCAGTCCAAAAGACCCACTGTGAGAACTCCATTATTGGTCACCCCAAAACCACACTTAAGACCCTGGAGGCCACCATTCTCCATTACAAAGGccccttctctcactcacaagGTCAATCCCACACAGCGGCTCCCTGCTCCAACGGTCACTTCCTTGGATAACAGAATAAGCAAAGTTTTCACACCAAAACAGAGAGGAGATGTCCACAGTGAGTAATAGCTTCGGCACTGCAATGCATGGAGGCATTGATAATTGAATGTGTTGGAAGTGTTAATGCAGACATCATTTCAACAATGTGCTGTACTAGTATTGTACTTAGTGCcctttcctctgctctcctcagtACCACGTAAACAAGGCCAGGAAAATGGACTGGGTTTTAATTTTGATGTTGAACTGGGAAACACTGATGAGGAAATGGGTGATGATCCAGGTAAAGTTAAAAATaagtattttaatgtttacaataCAGTAACtgatatgtggtgtgtgtgtgtgtgtgtgtgtgtgtgtgtgtgtgtgtgtgtgtgtgtgtgtgtgtgtgtgtgtgtgtgtgtgtgtgtgtgtgtgtgtgaatatgtcatTTGTTCCCATGGATTTGCCAATCACTGCTATGTGATAGTCAACTTTACTTTCCtactaaaaaaaacagcaagaaatcAGCCTATGCTGGTaactggttttagctggtttcaGCTgttctttgctggttttcttctagctattgctggtctttgctggtgtagctggttaggccaccagctagacatgctggtgtgaccatctgaggaagctggtcatgctggggttacatgctgccactcagacatgccaccactacgacatgcttccctTTAGACATGCCTGCCTCTATTTCGAAATgctgctatttcgacatgctgccaatccgacatattttagtacccccattccgacagtttacaaatcctattttttttccaagtcaatttaacggaccctatgagcccaacggacgcaaagtgcgccaaaaacacacccattcttctctgttacattgctccgcgattatttgTCCCAGCGAggtgagacctatattgcatgaaagagcagaaccggggctttccaacgagactagacacgtgtctgtacgatcaagtatgaaaataaaataaaatcatgaatttaaatcaaagtatatcatatttacaatctatattgctctgcgttcacccacgcagccactgctctcgcttgaattactccggaaccaggcatcacacagacataacccacatatcaaatgaaagaggagaaacagagctttccattgatatcAAAcgcatcgatccttttgtgttataaaaacagacgaagtgacaaacaaataagaatgtcatatagcttcggctaccgctactttcgtttgatttactcgtgaaaccgtggtcaaaaatatatggcttgcatgtcagataaaagatgagagagctatccacagataccaaatacaaccttctaggccgtaaaacagatgaagtgacagcaaaataataacttaatttagccccACTTAGTCCgtgaataatgagacagagaagaatggaCTTATATCTATGAAAACTGCTGGCTTTGGGcggtattatttatttattttccgggGACGTAGTCAATGCGGGaggtgttgtaggctactgtcaagGCCACGCCTAAAGCGCTGGGGGGAAagcctatacagtatgtcatgcaGTCATCCTAAGTTAGATACCGCATGTCAGTTTTTATATGTTTCCCCACAGTTTATTGGGGGAAACAATCCCCTATAGGTCCAGGGCTAAAAGTAGTTTTTATTCTTACCAGTAGGCCTAGTCCTACTACTGAATAGGTTGAACTGCGTGCGACGAGAAATGTTCGTATTGCTGAAATAACTTTTAACGACCaaccgtgtccattacgcactacagatatttaggctattgttttattttagtgtttttttgtccactacccatggcaaacatagtttaaACGTTCGCCATTACTTAGGCCTATTTCTtttcggctttcacaatcagctaggtacagctgcgccgatggttaccatgaaaacttgccatgtctatacagaactgctttcacttccccgagtcgcgcacgcaacagacacataaccatatcaagaagtcttcacaatgacattttaaatgtgaatctttattaattacacaattggatatagttataacattaatagcctattaatgacctcatgtcggaatggcacgttgtttgaaaaaaaagttaaataccgccactgcaaccatgaaaaaaaaaaaaatgtcggagtggtgggacttttccccataaagagacatgcctccactacgacaattggacgtcaatgtcggagtgctggtatgtcggaatgaacggcggatacctcatgctggtgtgaccatctgaggaagctggtcatgctggtgtgaccagcctgttgtgtggaatacagctggtgtaagatggtcctGCTGGTGACCaacctgccaagcttgacattgttggtgtaagatggtttgctagaatgaccaacataagctgacATGGCCAGTACAAACcaacaatgtagaccagcaacaccaactaaaatgaccagcttgaggtggtatgTCAAGCGAAACTAgttgaattaccatcgtaaactgcgtaaaccagctgaaggtatgttttcgcaaGAGTTTTGTTGGTCTAGCTGgccaaccatcatagggtggtcaaacaggggtaattgctctgtcgctagtttggagtataacacggttttaaactggagttggagttgggagttggagtttaaaaccgtgttaaactccaaactggCGACAGAGCACATTTTTATCTTTGCTGGGTCTGGGTCTTTCTTGAACAGAAACAACTCTCTGACATCAAACATGGGTAACAGGGGTCTGACTGACAAAACAAAAGTAATTTCTTAAGATTCTTAAATTGAGAAGTTTTGCAAGTGGTCTCAATCTTAAAATAAGGAGCATAATGAGGTTGATATTAGCTGGTAAATTGCAGGCAGGCAAGGATGCTTTTTCATGTTTAGAGAGTTTTCAACCAAATTCAAAGGCCAACTAGGTTCCATGCAGTCTTCTTCATCAGCCCTTATATTAATATTAGTAGTAGTTCTTAATTATTGTTATCATTGGCTGCATGTTAAAATGTGACATTCTCTTTTCCAGAGGCTGGTGTTCTGAGCTGTACTTTTGATTATGGCATTTGTGGGTGGATAAGGCACAGGGAAGGAGACTCACAGTGGACAACTGTAGAATATCCTTCAGGTAAAATTAATCAATTTCAAATGAAACTGGGTCTTTCTGGGTTAACTCAGCAGTTACAATAAGTAAGAGATAACGGCTCACGAGGTGACCAGAGTTGCCTCCGCCTAGCCATTATTTcaatcgaaccggtcgacctcgaaggccgttatcccgcttatctcccgtttgtattcatcacctgtatatttagaatagttttattccaccgttgccacTTGTGTAGTGTTCATTTCCTattctaaaatggatagttccagtccttgattgtgattggctgaatcgcgttcggtTCGATGCCGTTGTGTAAAtcacgataaacacacaccttgaccgcatttcgttcgatagtaatgcgctaccacaaaactagcacaaaagttaaaATGGCTGTGTCTCGTTGTTACATAGCAACCATTCGCGTCGTGCCtgacaacgccccttagctgtttgaTTACAAAGTATAaagcacggcctctcggggcttattgcttaattacaATGCAAACAtttacatcgctaaaactgtcttgattgtagaactactttccgccacatatcaactttctacttgcaggacaaactgccgttactagttctaaatggatggttgctatggccaaacgCCAGTCGTTAGTTTTAaattctatctctcccgttgtcaagcgggcatatcccaggattctgatgaatgTTAACTATGAAAGATTGTTTATattttttatagcctacatggcatccaaccactgatctataaagaatatagATCAgtgcatccaactagctactatccacctccgtcatatgctacaatgttactatgctctgcatgtctgtatttcagcttggatgcaacgtgacagttcatttaaacttcacaactagtttggcgaattaatgtTCAAGTGTGACATGGGCAAcacattggaactacttcaaaggtagcaggttatacgaagttaatggccatcccatcagccaatcagagaagagaattccattgttgagggagatactAGGCTCGTTTAcaatgagctgcggctgacttaggctggcttcatagtCAACGAGAGCTTGAGAGTCTTAGCGGGTGGGGCGAATATCACACGCAGCTGGTCCCGGACAGTCTAGCTGAGCTGCCATGTGCCTGAATTCACATCGCGGGAGACCTTGCTGGAGACctcgcgggattttgtattaaatataGTATAACTTTCAtttttactcattaaaatgagcatgatgactgacgaaataaattgatatgatgtgtttaaataaaccactgttgtcatacagttaacaggcctgcattgtagcacattaattaaatatcaagtgttttccgtgtgtatatatttaaccaacagcataaaatagcagaatatccacacgttttcagtaggctagcctaccgctgttccagaaatcacaaataaggaggtatcccttcgatttctgttcattttagcacattctaacgtaaggagcaaagattctagaacagagccagaTGGATCACAGAGATTAGCTCCAGCGTCGTCCCAGAAAATGGGCAGGACTTTCTGAAATGTGGAAGGGAGGGGTTGAAGAGGGGCGGAGATGTAAGGGGTGTTGATATAGACTGGGCACTGCTGCATATGAATTGATTCattgatttcgtgtcaatctgggaatgagtgctgcagacatggcttatcacaggtaatcagggcagcaggtgatggggcgtttcattcctaatgaAATAATAGTATTTCagtgacacacatacaaacatacacactgataCGCATTGGagagctatctatctatccatccatccatcccataTTTATGCAGGGGATAGTACCTAATACAACCAGCTTGAGCTGGTGAGTACACTCTCCACCACTCATTACTTGCCATGGCTAATCAGCAAGCTGCTGGTCCAACACTACGAAAAGATGGTCTGAAAGTGACTAAGTGAGGTACCTCAAAAGTATGCAAATCTCACTTCCTGGGGCCAGTAGTTTGGGCCAGTAGTTTGGGGCTGCTccccaaacaaataaataatagttATATTAATGCtaaatgtgtttgtctgcatgtcATTAATTGGAGAGAAACAGCACTGTTCAACTTGCTTATCTTGACTTGGTAGGTGAGAAATATCTGACTCTCCCTGAAGTCACTGTGAAGCACAGTGGAAGGGGAGCTCAGCTTATCCTGCCTCTCAGTGCACCATGGAACCAGGGCTCCATGTGTTTGTCTTTCCGACATAAGCTTGCTGGCCATCATGTGGGTATGTTGCAAGTATTTGTGGAGAAGGGTCGGCTGCATAGCCCAGCAATGTGGGGCAGGACCAGAGGAACTGGGTGGATGTTAGCCCAGATTACACTGTGGGGGAACAAACTTGAAAGTGTAAGTATGCATTTGGGCTCAGGCCACCATCTAtagcatttttgttttttaattatttatttatttaatatactTGCACTGACTGGAGAACACTTTCAATTTCGTTGTACCTGTGAAAATGACAATtaagatattctattctagtctattctattctataatcCTGAAAAATATGAAGGATATTGTATGGTCTGTGGTCATCTAATTTCATCATATGTACATCAGTGTATTGTATATGACATTGACACTGAAAAAACGAGAATTATGTATCAACTGGAGTTTTTCCATTTTCTTCAAAatgtttctttccttttctatctatctatctatctatccatccatccatctctgttTCTTCTTTTCCATCCATAGATAATTATTAAAGGTGAGCGTAGAAGAAATCGACAAGGAGAGATTGCTCTTGATGACATTACCCTAAGAAGGGGGCACTGCCCAGAAGAATATAACCTGAGATATTGAAACAGTCACAAAaagcacctactgtacagtgatGTTTTGTTCAGTTCCAAAGGGCAAGGATAAAAGCACCCATAATTGCCAGCAATGAGACTATATTTATATGATCCTCTTGCCTCTAATGCTTTATTTCTGGAGATTTGTGTTAATCTATGAGAGGTCTTATTCATAATTGTTAACAGGCCATCCCAGGCAAATATGTTATTTAGCATGACAAATCTGAAACACTATCAGACAATGTAATGTGTTGTTACGTTGATATTAAACAGATAATCAGGATAAACTGATAGCCCTCTTCATAAAGCAGATAAGTACATTGGTTATTGTAATGACCAGTAGTCGTCTGATCTTAAGGCCTATTAATTCCAAATCTTTGTAAATCCTCATGGGTTAAAAAACTAGCATGTTACTCATTGAGTTTAGCACAGCTCATCATATACCTCACACTACTGTAACTGTATAACTTATTGTATTCCAGTATCCCAAGATATCCTTATATACAGTATTGCTTTCAATTCATTTCATTCACAAATGCATGCCTTGTGTATTCGGTTggatcattttttttctgtcaaaaAGTAGctcttttgtgtgtttctcctttATGTCATACCACAAACCATGGTTCATTCAATTCTTGCCCATTTTCTCAATAAACAAGAAACTGTACTTATACAAAATGTACAACCTTAACAGTCTGCAGACAATGCAATACACTGTCAAACACCATCAAAATGTATAAACTGTGTGCACTACCAAGTTAAAGAAGTCTGCAACAGCAGACAAAGTATAATGTGATGACACCCAAGAATGCTTTTGTAAATGCATTGCAACGGCAGCATTGGCAGCCACATTTATAAGAAGACAAGGTAGACATACAATGATATCAGTTCAGCTTCACTGTTTGGCCTCCAATAACAAGAAAAGAAATAACATTATGGATGGTAATACGAAACATCACCTTTGCTTACAGCACTCTTGTTCATAACATCTCTTTGTTTACAGCATGCATAAAAAGTCCTACTACTAAAAACTATGAAAAGCAAATATCAGCGAATATTGTATTGAGTTGATTtggtgttttttatattttaaatgGCCACACTGTTTTCAATGTTCTCTGGGTCTAGATAGGTGTATGGCAATGGAAGACCAATATTCCTGGCTTTGATGTCATAGCTGAGGACCTCAAGCTTTCTTCTGAAATCATCAGTCAATTCCAGTGGCTTCTGCTCCACAAACAGCTGCTCAGGATAATTACCTAGGCTGTACTGCAAAAGTTTGAAGACAAAAACATGAACTTAGGAATACATGAATTAAATGTGCAAATtccaaaaataacaaaaacatgtcAGCATTTTTGTTAACCCTCTTCTAAGATGAACCAAACAAATGTACAATGTAAGCGCAGCAATCTCAACTGattgaaatgtgtctgtgtgcgattGAAACagctgtgaatgtgaatgttccATTGTGACATCTGAatgaaatatacacacaaatgttACTGTAACTGAAGATACACTTTGCGGTCATATTCTACTTGCAAACAAGTCTCCCATTTGTGTTATGGATATTCTCCTCTTCATGCTCAATCACACAGCAGATATTTTCAGAATGAAGGCATCCTCATGAAAAAAAGGCTTGATCTCATTTACAAATGGTGCCATTCAAATGATGTTTCATTCAACAATCGGGGTCCAGGGATGAACTACCAATGCCTAGCCTagcccgacctgaaggttgcttacacaagttcagaggtcagaggtaataaatagccACATGAATGCTGCCCCCAAaactatttatttgtaaatgcatattccAGTTTTATTCAAACTTGTCCCCAATGGAAGTTGACACGCATTATcagcaaaaaaataaactcttgTTCTTATACCAGAGTTGTCTTTTAACAGAGAATATTAAACTGAATAGTATGCTTAGGCTGAAAGGTGTGTAGCCACACCCTTTTTTGACTTGCACACATATAGGAAAATATGACCCTTTAATTAGCAGGGTACAAACAATGCATCACGCACATGGTCAGAGGACTTCTGGCTGAGCAGGTACAGTGCAGTCATGGTGTGTACTGTGGTGCCAATGTCTGGCAGCGTCTCCAGGACATCAATCTCTGTGGCTTTACCTTTACAAGTAGGTGGAGGACACTTCAAAGAACTGGGAAAGTTGGGCATCCAAGCACCAAAATCAAACTGACAGAAAAAGAATATGTAAGACAAATATAGATATAGTAGGCCAAATGGATTATTTAAATGTAACATACAAACCTGTCCATTGTTGACAGCACCATGTTGAACAGATACAGTGAAAATGATCATGGTGGCAAACTTGATGAGCTCCTCTAAGGAGGTGAAGCTCTGTGGTATCTCTGGAAAAAAagggttgttttgtttgtttttctttatacTGTGAAAGAAAATGTTAGTTGAAATCATGGCTTGTTTctagacaaataaacaaaaatcagAAGCACCTTCACCTCACAGGGAATTTTTGACACAATCCTCAACATCCCATGCCATTAAAGGTACGAAAGATTTTCACCTCTATGAAACCACCTAGCATTCATCTAGCTACATAGATGTAGCAAGTCCCTACCGAGAAAACCAGCCATGAAACTTCctgtttttgcctgttgttaatccttcaactccacaacaaatgcatttgcattgtgtacaggggggaTAAATTGTGAGAaggagtaaaatataaatacattGTGACTCTAAAGGGAGCTCTACAGTCGCCAAAAACTTAAACCTGCACCTTTAACTATTTGGTCTCAGCCTCCCATCCACTAAACATACaggtatattgccaaaagtattgggtcactggCATATggacttaagtgacatcccattcttaatccacagggtttaatatgataCCAGTCCACTCTTTGCTGCTATTACAGCTTCAACTTTTCTGGGaaagctttccacaaggtttaggactgtgttcatgggaattttcacccattcttccagaagcacatttgtgaggttacatgctgccactcagacatgccaccactacgacatgcttccatttagacatgcctctatttcgacatgcaaCTATTTAGGCTAGACATGCTGctaatccgacacattttagtacccccatgcCGACAGTCTACAAATCCGATTTTTTTCCCAAGTCAATTTAATGGCAACAACACCTTGAGATAAACGCAGCCTAATGCCCCTCCCCCGAAAAAAAACGTACAGACGTTGTTGATTTCTTAGGCTCAATTATATCATCCTGAGTTACGTCCCATTAGCTAtcagtgcgcatcggaggtctttcacagAGTGTTGAAGAATGTTTCCTGAAACTAAGCCCGTCACAATAATGCAGCACACTGAtatggagcacttcctcaccttgagtgtctgaaagctgctgtaggctactcttgCAGTCCATATCTTTAGTCTACTGCCTTCTGTCATTCTTTTCGAAAAAGtggatagcctattgtgggtcAAATAGTAGGCTACGATACATACGTTTTGGCCTTAGTcttacagacggctgtcgatttttaaatgtagcctacatcacttgcgaaatcggaggtggcacatagcctaattattaggctggatttaatatagcgaGTCCagagactttgttcatcctatattatatgcttttaaaatgaaatgtgctgcggggaagcattggggaagtcagtttaggtTGTCCTGTAATTTGCCTCTTATAAATCAGGTGTATACTGCCACTAC
Encoded here:
- the npnta gene encoding nephronectin a isoform X5; the protein is MDIQTMERGSLLRVDWYIKCLFLYVYVVLANAEFDGSPDPIALSPGRWPGQMGSSSGLCRYGGRVDCCWGWTRNSWGHCQPSYVLTLKVVGIRCRAQAVCHHGCKHGQCAGPNKCTCHLGFMGKTCNQDVDECAAGLAVCPRFHKCINSFGSYICRCYEGFVLQYINGKYQCIAIPKVIIEPPRPGKIPPKNRVTDADKTRIITLQPPATIPTIAKSTDSTVSTAVPPHRKKTGPHKPLLPTRQSKRPTVRTPLLVTPKPHLRPWRPPFSITKAPSLTHKVNPTQRLPAPTVTSLDNRISKVFTPKQRGDVHIPRKQGQENGLGFNFDVELGNTDEEMGDDPEAGVLSCTFDYGICGWIRHREGDSQWTTVEYPSGEKYLTLPEVTVKHSGRGAQLILPLSAPWNQGSMCLSFRHKLAGHHVGMLQVFVEKGRLHSPAMWGRTRGTGWMLAQITLWGNKLESIIIKGERRRNRQGEIALDDITLRRGHCPEEYNLRY
- the npnta gene encoding nephronectin a isoform X1, with amino-acid sequence MDIQTMERGSLLRVDWYIKCLFLYVYVVLANAEFDGSPDPIALSPGRWPGQMGSSSGLCRYGGRVDCCWGWTRNSWGHCQPSYVLTLKVVGIRCRAQAVCHHGCKHGQCAGPNKCTCHLGFMGKTCNQDVHVCAMANCQYGCDVVKGEVHCQCPSPGLHLAPDGRTCVDVDECAAGLAVCPRFHKCINSFGSYICRCYEGFVLQYINGKYQCIAIPKVIIEPPRPGKIPPKNRVTDADKTRIITLQPPATIPTIAKSTDSTVSTAVPPHRKKTGPHKPLLPTRQSKRPTVRTPLLVTPKPHLRPWRPPFSITKAPSLTHKVNPTQRLPAPTVTSLDNRISKVFTPKQRGDVHIPRKQGQENGLGFNFDVELGNTDEEMGDDPEAGVLSCTFDYGICGWIRHREGDSQWTTVEYPSGEKYLTLPEVTVKHSGRGAQLILPLSAPWNQGSMCLSFRHKLAGHHVGMLQVFVEKGRLHSPAMWGRTRGTGWMLAQITLWGNKLESIIIKGERRRNRQGEIALDDITLRRGHCPEEYNLRY
- the npnta gene encoding nephronectin a isoform X6, translated to MDIQTMERGSLLRVDWYIKCLFLYVYVVLANAEFDGSPDPIALSPGRWPGQMGSSSGLCRYGGRVDCCWGWTRNSWGHCQPSYVLTLKVVGIRCRAQAVCHHGCKHGQCAGPNKCTCHLGFMGKTCNQAIPKVIIEPPRPGKIPPKNRVTDADKTRIITLQPPATIPTIAKSTDSTVSTAVPPHRKKTGPHKPLLPTRQSKRPTVRTPLLVTPKPHLRPWRPPFSITKAPSLTHKVNPTQRLPAPTVTSLDNRISKVFTPKQRGDVHIPRKQGQENGLGFNFDVELGNTDEEMGDDPEAGVLSCTFDYGICGWIRHREGDSQWTTVEYPSGEKYLTLPEVTVKHSGRGAQLILPLSAPWNQGSMCLSFRHKLAGHHVGMLQVFVEKGRLHSPAMWGRTRGTGWMLAQITLWGNKLESIIIKGERRRNRQGEIALDDITLRRGHCPEEYNLRY
- the npnta gene encoding nephronectin a isoform X3, yielding MDIQTMERGSLLRVDWYIKCLFLYVYVVLANAEFDGSPDPIALSPGRWPGQMGSSSGLCRYGGRVDCCWGWTRNSWGHCQPVCHHGCKHGQCAGPNKCTCHLGFMGKTCNQDVHVCAMANCQYGCDVVKGEVHCQCPSPGLHLAPDGRTCVDVDECAAGLAVCPRFHKCINSFGSYICRCYEGFVLQYINGKYQCIAIPKVIIEPPRPGKIPPKNRVTDADKTRIITLQPPATIPTIAKSTDSTVSTAVPPHRKKTGPHKPLLPTRQSKRPTVRTPLLVTPKPHLRPWRPPFSITKAPSLTHKVNPTQRLPAPTVTSLDNRISKVFTPKQRGDVHIPRKQGQENGLGFNFDVELGNTDEEMGDDPEAGVLSCTFDYGICGWIRHREGDSQWTTVEYPSGEKYLTLPEVTVKHSGRGAQLILPLSAPWNQGSMCLSFRHKLAGHHVGMLQVFVEKGRLHSPAMWGRTRGTGWMLAQITLWGNKLESIIIKGERRRNRQGEIALDDITLRRGHCPEEYNLRY
- the npnta gene encoding nephronectin a isoform X7; its protein translation is MDIQTMERGSLLRVDWYIKCLFLYVYVVLANAEFDGSPDPIALSPGRWPGQMGSSSGLCRYGGRVDCCWGWTRNSWGHCQPVCHHGCKHGQCAGPNKCTCHLGFMGKTCNQAIPKVIIEPPRPGKIPPKNRVTDADKTRIITLQPPATIPTIAKSTDSTVSTAVPPHRKKTGPHKPLLPTRQSKRPTVRTPLLVTPKPHLRPWRPPFSITKAPSLTHKVNPTQRLPAPTVTSLDNRISKVFTPKQRGDVHIPRKQGQENGLGFNFDVELGNTDEEMGDDPEAGVLSCTFDYGICGWIRHREGDSQWTTVEYPSGEKYLTLPEVTVKHSGRGAQLILPLSAPWNQGSMCLSFRHKLAGHHVGMLQVFVEKGRLHSPAMWGRTRGTGWMLAQITLWGNKLESIIIKGERRRNRQGEIALDDITLRRGHCPEEYNLRY
- the npnta gene encoding nephronectin a isoform X2, translated to MDIQTMERGSLLRVDWYIKCLFLYVYVVLANAEFDGRWPGQMGSSSGLCRYGGRVDCCWGWTRNSWGHCQPSYVLTLKVVGIRCRAQAVCHHGCKHGQCAGPNKCTCHLGFMGKTCNQDVHVCAMANCQYGCDVVKGEVHCQCPSPGLHLAPDGRTCVDVDECAAGLAVCPRFHKCINSFGSYICRCYEGFVLQYINGKYQCIAIPKVIIEPPRPGKIPPKNRVTDADKTRIITLQPPATIPTIAKSTDSTVSTAVPPHRKKTGPHKPLLPTRQSKRPTVRTPLLVTPKPHLRPWRPPFSITKAPSLTHKVNPTQRLPAPTVTSLDNRISKVFTPKQRGDVHIPRKQGQENGLGFNFDVELGNTDEEMGDDPEAGVLSCTFDYGICGWIRHREGDSQWTTVEYPSGEKYLTLPEVTVKHSGRGAQLILPLSAPWNQGSMCLSFRHKLAGHHVGMLQVFVEKGRLHSPAMWGRTRGTGWMLAQITLWGNKLESIIIKGERRRNRQGEIALDDITLRRGHCPEEYNLRY
- the npnta gene encoding nephronectin a isoform X4, translated to MDIQTMERGSLLRVDWYIKCLFLYVYVVLANAEFDGRWPGQMGSSSGLCRYGGRVDCCWGWTRNSWGHCQPVCHHGCKHGQCAGPNKCTCHLGFMGKTCNQDVHVCAMANCQYGCDVVKGEVHCQCPSPGLHLAPDGRTCVDVDECAAGLAVCPRFHKCINSFGSYICRCYEGFVLQYINGKYQCIAIPKVIIEPPRPGKIPPKNRVTDADKTRIITLQPPATIPTIAKSTDSTVSTAVPPHRKKTGPHKPLLPTRQSKRPTVRTPLLVTPKPHLRPWRPPFSITKAPSLTHKVNPTQRLPAPTVTSLDNRISKVFTPKQRGDVHIPRKQGQENGLGFNFDVELGNTDEEMGDDPEAGVLSCTFDYGICGWIRHREGDSQWTTVEYPSGEKYLTLPEVTVKHSGRGAQLILPLSAPWNQGSMCLSFRHKLAGHHVGMLQVFVEKGRLHSPAMWGRTRGTGWMLAQITLWGNKLESIIIKGERRRNRQGEIALDDITLRRGHCPEEYNLRY